One window from the genome of Plasmodium relictum strain SGS1 genome assembly, contig: PRELSG_00_v1_162, whole genome shotgun sequence encodes:
- a CDS encoding fam-f protein: protein MKVNLVLLYYFSAIIVISVYFYGINRIYKHKLRLKFMKYKEIHWIRNLAESSTEERESIDNSNSELILEKELIGKNFDDSIISFLNLTSVLLKDYDKNIERRKNDLSCMCNTLIGVNNELLNFLKDSLTDSKSHIDKIFENEESFNKLESEICRLSGTDLALHTDENDLRLLIDREDRDEYLKRLNLNKEITLKIENSFDYFNKLSEKNDAFLPKLDSAWNGQLHTRIYLDKFIDTFPLKCHHTYKHEIDSLEEGFRTYISMENFSHLFYDHLFKNKDTQKFSKEINLKYLNLLVDELKEVLDRLIIQKTSTLFDLPFINPNNEIEFMIAYIICVLETYSFKNESMLKDVKTWYEGKFKNPILDIIHKSFLQEKEDIKKSSDLFKAYVQTKYNVDVNSESIRSMVKKFHSSLNEEKTEKKFSAIVYLLLCKKQLDKYLSFLELLKSKGKETCNDSVVHISEDKSRDLIAKFMDIHEKSYFFNNMNIKNISINQAVIDLWKSAKKLGVFKDLVDLLNKELIESKSTYFSSGKRELINKDVILFLLYVIKRYGYMCQI, encoded by the exons ATGAAAGTCAATTTAGttttactttattatttttca gcCATAATAGTAATAAGTGTTTACTTTTACGGAATTAATAGAATTTATAAACATAA ATTAAGACTTAAATTTATGAAGTATAAGGAAATACATTGGATAAGAAATTTAGCAGAATCTAGTACTGAAGAAAGGGAATCTATAGATAATTCAAATAGTGAATTAATACTTGAAAAGGAACTGATTGGAAAGAATTTTGATGATtcaataatttcatttttaaatttaacaaGTGTATTACTTAAAGATTATGATAAAAACATAGAAAGAAGGAAAAATGATCTAAGTTGTATGTGTAATACCTTAATAGGTGTCAACAATGAAttgcttaattttttaaaagattcaCTTACTGATTCAAAAAGTCATATAGATAAGATATTTGAGAATGAagaatcttttaataaattagagTCAGAAATCTGTAGATTAAGTGGTACAGATCTGGCTCTGCATACTGATGAGAATGATTTACGTTTATTAATTGATAGGGAAGATAGAGATGAATACTTAAAACGGTTAAACTTGAATAAAGAGATtactttaaaaatagaaaattctttcgattattttaataaattaagtgAAAAGAATGATGCATTTCTGCCTAAACTTGATAGTGCCTGGAATGGTCAACTGCATACTAGGATATATTTAGATAAATTTATAGACACATTCCCTTTAAAATGTCATCATACATACAAGCACGAGATAGATAGTTTAGAAGAGGGATTTCGTACTTATATTTCAATGGAGAATTTTTCACATCTATTTTATGATCATTTATTTAAGAATAAGGATACTCAAAAATTTTCTAAAGAGATAAATCTTAAATATTTGAATTTGTTAGTTGATGAATTGAAGGAGGTATTAGATAGattaataatacaaaaaactAGTACATTATTTGATCTACCATTTATTAATccaaataatgaaatagaaTTTATGATAGCTTACATTATATGTGTACTTGAAACATAtagttttaaaaatgaatctATGTTAAAAGATGTGAAAACTTGGTACGAGGGAAAATTTAAGAATCCAATTTTAGATATTATacataaatcatttttacaagaaaaagaagacATAAAAAAATCCTCAGATTTATTTAAAGCTTATGTCCAAACTAAATATAATGTTGATGTGAACAGTGAAAGTATTAGATCAATggtaaaaaaatttcacaGTTCACTAAATGAAGAGAAAACTGAGAAAAAATTTAGTGCCattgtatatttattattgtgTAAGAAACAACTAGATAAATATTTAAGCTTTCTAGAATTACTTAAATCAAAAGGTAAAGAGACATGCAATGATTCAGTTGTGCATATCTCAGAGGATAAATCTAGAGATTTAATAGCAAAATTTATGGATATTCAtgaaaaaagttatttttttaacaatatgaatattaaaaatattagtatCAATCAAGCAGTAATAGACTTATGGAAAAGTGCAAAAAAGTTAGGCGTCTTTAAAGATTTGGtagatttattaaataaggAATTAATTGAATCAAAAAGTACATACTTTAGTTCTGGAAAAAGGGAATT